The DNA segment TGAAAACGTGACATTTCCCTTCACATTTAGGCACCTAAACCTTTTGCAAACAACATTGAGAGCGCTGTGAGTAAATGAAAGGGAGGGGGCCTAAACAAAAGGTGCTAGCCCACCCCCCAGGCTGCCTCGACCTGACTTAGGGTGGGTGGCTAGGGTGTCCATGAGATCTGTATGGATAAGATAACATTAGAACTATGTTTCGCTTATAATACTATGCATTTATCTAGCCTAGTTacgaaaaatgttatattactattttcttcaGTTTTCTCTCTGCTATTTTAAAGTTCTACCGCCAGATAAGCTGTCATACAAGAAAGTACTTGCAATAGTAAAGTATTAATCCTTAACAATTTTAGTGAAGTTTTCTTTAAAGATTGAAATGTAAACTTATATCACACAACCTTCTTAACgggctttaaaaaattaataagacacTTCTCAGAATTTtggtatttttcatatttttgtatggatcAGAGCCTGGGCATTTCGTGCGGTGCAAAGATAGAGGTATTTGAAATGTGGTGTTGGAGGACAATGTAGCGAATACCATGAACTACAAATAGAACCATAACGATTATTCTGAACCAAAAGACTGTGTTGACAGATGATAGTTGTATCATTTACAAACGGATAATGGGAGGAGTGATGACATGAAAAGTTGGGCTCCATCGCCGTTCGTCTGACCAAATtaagacaattatttttctcaACATCCCGAATGCTCTAAGACAAGCTGAGGTTTGAGTGGTGTGGATGTAGCAAATCGACGTATCGGGGTTTTCAAGACAGGCGACGATCAGTAATTAAGACTACGAGCAAGAACACTCgccgtgtatttttttttgatatttaatattattaaaaaaatcatatttaaaaatcgagtTTAGACTGTTAACAAAGATGGTCCGTTTTCCTTTGTGCTACAGATACTGAAGTAACTTACGTTCTAATGTACTTTTCTGGATGTTATTGCTTGCATATACATACCAACAATAAGCTTTCCTTCATTCTGGTTTGAAAGTAATTTTCAACGCAAAGAACATGTGTAAGTccgcaaaaaattaaaatgatagtGTTCGCAAAGGTAGGGCGTTTGTGCTTTTCGCTGCGCGTGTCACTTGGCGGCGGGCGGAAAGCGGGGGCGGGCGGTGCGGCGGCCGACACTGCGGGCGTCGCGATCCGGCGTCCGGGCGCCGCGTTGCCATGGTAACGACACCGCGACACCACCCCGCCTCACCCCACCTCTCCACCCTTCACAAAACCACCCTTATAAACGAGGACACACGGCCTATTGCTCACTTATGTACCACCCCACACATAAGGGTCGGCATCGCACCCCACTATATAAGACGGTACGGTCAGGCGATGTAAATAACGCGAGATAACTTCGAGAGGGTCTAATGGAATAGGGAATCGTGTTTTGGAAAGTGGCCCGGAGAGAATGTTCTCGGTTGTTAGAGATTTTGAGTGAAAGTCGATATGGGGATTACTTCGAGAATTTGATTATTCTAACGTTCACTTGATAGCGGTTAATAGTAGGAATTTgagttgtaattaaatttcaacgGCTTTGATGTCACTTGGTCGTGTGGAACTCTGATCGGCTTACTAGCTTTTGGAGTATTCGTACTcgcttattaattaatccacTTAGGTTTTTATTCTAGTCTTGcgatattgtatttaatgtaaaaataatcatactCTACAACATGAAGTCATGGCTGGTActgccatataaaaataaataataacctaATGGCGCTATCTTATACCCTCAGAGCTACGGATTGCGTCCGTTTCtctttgatcatttttatctttaacagACAAGTGATCATTTTCGCctaaaatatgtacattattatggGTTTTTTGAAGACATACCAGTTTGCCTTATATATTTGCCACATAGAAAATTAACCCATTTTTGCACAGGCTTGATTTAAATGTACGCCATCAGtttgtagatatttttcaATGACACGAATTCAAAAGTGTGTGTATAATCAATAATCACggtttattaaagtaaacagtgactgaaatttattgatttattacgtaataaataaattatacacatttaattgtaatatactcAAATTTAGATTATTGCGTCCTTATTGGACGTTCAAATCGACTgttaagaattattttcaGATCATTTAACCAACTCAAAGTAACGGACTGCTGTTTTATCGAAACCATTCGCCGTGGttgtctgaaaaaaaaaacaaaaaaagctGGTGTAAGTTTCCAGAATGACTTGGAACAAATTGTAATTtcgaaaattttgtttgtcttactgaattttaataatatttatttctattaatatactaaatagtCATGCATTTATCCTATGACGCAcgtatacttttatattgtgTACGTAATTTGTGTTAGTCTGAACAATGACAAATAACAGTCTCCACGATAAATTACTTATTGCTAACTTGTCCGGTAAAACTTGCAAAACATACCATAATCATTTTATCAGCAAAAAACTGCCGGATGTGATGAGCGGTTCTGCCGTTAGCTTCCGTTTGTGtgtgaattaatttattcccTTCGAATTCTATTGATGCTCTCACCTACCAAAGGTATATGTTAtcgtgtttaaataaattcagtcAAAGggttataaatacatatatttactaaatacaaGCAATCTAACCCTATGTCATAGATTTGTGATAAATcgattttatgaaaatgtataaattacgtATCAttgttaaaaatcaatttcaatttagAGACTATACTACAAATAGTAAAAGTATTACATTTAGATACAAATAAGAACAATTATAGTGTCACCGGAACCCAGGATCGAACCCGGAATATAAACGGGCTTGAATAAACTAAGCAACAGCTACAAAGGcgatataaaatttcaattgcaAACTTGATACCTTGACTCCATCAGGTTTAACTTCATCAAACTCCTGCCCTGGAACGAATGACACGGTTGAGTTGACTAACTTTGATTTGAAGCTTAACGTGTATCTACCCTCATTGTCTTTTGTTAACAGCTGACGCGGCCGCAGAGATAACGCCGCCTTGCGCGCTATGTAACTTATA comes from the Pieris rapae chromosome 3, ilPieRapa1.1, whole genome shotgun sequence genome and includes:
- the LOC110993219 gene encoding fatty acid-binding protein, adipocyte, with translation MEEFLEKEYVLVDSENFEDYLIFLGISYIARKAALSLRPRQLLTKDNEGRYTLSFKSKLVNSTVSFVPGQEFDEVKPDGVKVRASIEFEGNKLIHTQTEANGRTAHHIRQFFADKMIMTTTANGFDKTAVRYFELVK